The genomic DNA GAAGGTGCTGTTCTGCAAAAACTGCCACGGACGCAAATACGGACCTAAGGGTTACGGTTTCGGTGGTGGTGCCGGTTGCCTGTCCATGGACACTGGCTCTCACCTCAACAGAGAGTAAGgactaataaataaaatatgtttttgtatgaaaagtgtaaaattcCTTGAATTAAATGTGTAGTTTTGCTTGCTATTAGAACCTGTATGTGTCacatgttttctgttttttatttacgTCTATAATTCGTCTATAAATTTGTCACCTGTGGATCCCCCCTCTAGCCCTGGCCCGAATCGAATTaaactgcaattaaatgtttaattatttgGTTCTGTTTGTCCACTGGTACACAATGTTTTTGATGgttacaaaaaacaaataaagtgtatttattttttggtaatAATTGTTTTCCCCCAATGACCTTGCCGTGCCCAAAATCTGTTGCAATGTTGGCCAGATATCACTCTGTGTGtcttcgtttctttttgtttgtattgtgCGGTGGCACTCGTACTCGTTTAgtagaggaaaaggaaagcagCAACTGATCTGAATCACTCACTGAATCATTTATAGGTTTGTTCAACCAAAAATTCCGCCAAAAGCGCCCGATGGGGAAGGCTGTCCCAGGTGTGGCATATATGTTTATGCAGCAGAACAAATGCTGGCCAGAGGGAAGGTAAAAAGTTCTTGTTTAAATATAGCATCTGGCTAAATCGTTTTGGGTGGCATTTTGATTCCAGGGCTATCATCGCAGATGCTTCAAGTGCGTGCAATGCAACAAGACACTCGACTCCACCCTGCACTGTGATGGCCCCGACAAAGATATCTACTGTCGAGGTATTTCTCACTATTTTGGGGTGCACAGTTCATAGTGTAGCAACAAGTATTATCCTTTTTGCAGGATGCTATGCCCCAAAGTTTGGCACTCGCGGCTATGGCCAGCTGAATGGCTTAATGTCCGACATTAAAGACTGCGAATGGCAGAGGTACGACTAATTTATGATTAAGTTTCGGTTTTATTTAGCCATTAAGCTTTATGGCTTTGGGTTAGTAACATTCGGCATGCTTTTGCCCTCGTTTGTTTAGTGATTTGGCACCGAAAACCGCTGCCATAAATGTGGATCAAATTCAGGCGCCACTGGGCGAGGGTTGCCCGCGGTGCGGCGGTGTTGTGTTCGCCGCCGAGCAGGTCCTGTCAAAGGGAAGGCCGTGGCATAGAAAGTGCTTCAAGTGTCGCGACTGCACGAAGACCCTCGACTCAATCATCGCGTGCGACGGACCGGACAACGACGTCTACTGCAAGACGTGCTATGGCAAAAAGTGGGGTCCGCATGGTTACGGCTTTGCCTGTGGCTATGGATTCCTTCAAACCGATGGCGTTAGGTGGGCACACGGCATTATTCGGTTGAGTTGTGTATAATTTCTTGGGTTTTTCCCCCCAGTGATGACGTTTCGCAGCGCCCCTTTGTGTGTCCCGATACGACATCCATCAAGGCGCCTGAGGGCGAGGGCTGTCCGCGCTGCGGTGGCGCCGTATTTGCCGCCGAGCTGCAGTTGTCCAAGGGGAAGATGTGGCATCGCCAGTGCTTCAGCTGTGCCAAGTGCCATCGGCCACTGGACTCGGTGCTGGCCTGTGACGGACCCGATGACAACATCTACTGCAAACTGTGCTACGCCAAGCTCTTTGGCCCCAAGGGCGTTGGATACGGACACACGCCAGCTCTGGTCTCCACCAGCTACGAATATACACCGTCCAGGTAGGGGATGCA from Drosophila subobscura isolate 14011-0131.10 chromosome E, UCBerk_Dsub_1.0, whole genome shotgun sequence includes the following:
- the LOC117892164 gene encoding muscle LIM protein Mlp84B isoform X2, which codes for MPFVPVETPKCPACGKSVYAAEERVAGGYKFHKTCFKCSMCNKALDSTNCAEHEKVLFCKNCHGRKYGPKGYGFGGGAGCLSMDTGSHLNREFVQPKIPPKAPDGEGCPRCGIYVYAAEQMLARGKGYHRRCFKCVQCNKTLDSTLHCDGPDKDIYCRGCYAPKFGTRGYGQLNGLMSDIKDCEWQSDLAPKTAAINVDQIQAPLGEGCPRCGGVVFAAEQVLSKGRPWHRKCFKCRDCTKTLDSIIACDGPDNDVYCKTCYGKKWGPHGYGFACGYGFLQTDGVSDDVSQRPFVCPDTTSIKAPEGEGCPRCGGAVFAAELQLSKGKMWHRQCFSCAKCHRPLDSVLACDGPDDNIYCKLCYAKLFGPKGVGYGHTPALVSTSYEYTPSSWGQLNRCGGQSEDGCPRCGYIVFAAESMKSKNSIWHKLCFYCSDCRKYLDSTNLNDGPDGNIYCRSCYGKNYGPKGVGYGIGAGTLTMA